The genomic interval GTTCCTTTAAACTTGCTGCAATTCTATTTCTTTCATACATGCCCGCACTCTCATAATAATAATACGAACCCAATGCTCCCATCGCAATAGGAAAGAATAACCAAAAAATAAGTCCTCGCCTTGATTTTTTCTTTTTCAACTTCGGCTCCAGCAACGCCCACTCCTTTTCTTTATCTAAAGACAATTTTTTTTGCTTAAAATTTTGTCTTAGCCATTGATCAAATGATGAATTTTTCATAATTTGTAGTATATAGTGACTCCAATTTTTTCTTTAGTAATTTACGTGCTCTGCTCAACTGCGAACGAGATGTACTTTCTGATATATTCAATGCAGCAGCAATTTCCACGTGTTCCAAACTTTCAAAAACATACAAGTTCAGTATGGTGCGATATCCTTCTGGTAAACTTTGAATTTCCTTCAAAATCTCTTCCTCCTGAAAATTGCTTTGATCAAATTGCACAATAATATCATCCTCAGGGCATACCTCTTCCAAAGGACTAAAAACTATTTTCCTGGAATGGAAATGGGTAATGATACAATTTTTTGTAATCCGATATATCCAGGCATGTATATCCCCATCTTCCATTTTATAAGATTCGAGGTATTTAAATATTTTCAAATAGGTCTCCTGAAATAAATCTCTTGCATCGTCCTGATTACTGCAATACCTTCTACAAGTCGTCATCACCCGATCCGATGTTAGGTCAAAAAATTTCCTTTGACAGGACCTGTCATTATCCAAACAACCATTTATCAGTAATTTTAACTCTTGCTCCAGTATCATGAAATGAATCCTTATGGATGATTTACTGAATTACTGCTCTAAAAAATACGACATCAGAAATAAACTTCTCTTTTGTCTGATCGTTTTCAATGATAACTTTTGGCAAGTTGCATTCCATCAA from Saprospiraceae bacterium carries:
- a CDS encoding RNA polymerase sigma factor, which translates into the protein MILEQELKLLINGCLDNDRSCQRKFFDLTSDRVMTTCRRYCSNQDDARDLFQETYLKIFKYLESYKMEDGDIHAWIYRITKNCIITHFHSRKIVFSPLEEVCPEDDIIVQFDQSNFQEEEILKEIQSLPEGYRTILNLYVFESLEHVEIAAALNISESTSRSQLSRARKLLKKKLESLYTTNYEKFII